One Pirellulales bacterium DNA window includes the following coding sequences:
- a CDS encoding DUF1573 domain-containing protein, with the protein MPRKVVFLLLLLAWAPAAHAEDWARKMFTETNHDFGTVARGSKAEYRFKFTNPYVEPAHIAAVRSSCGCTSAEATKADLKSWETGEVVATLNTNSFLGIHSATITVTFDKPYFAEMQLQVTGNILSDVVLQPGGVDLGTIDVGQGVEKKIILTRTNAPSNWSISDVQSANTNFEVEVNEMRRLPTTVIYELVVRLKPTSPPGYINDQLFLVTNDVEASKIPVDVVGRVAAEVSVSPSALMLGSLTPGQTVTKNVVVRGKRPFKVLDVAGGDDITCKLPEDAREVQIIPLTFTAPQQPGTIKRQIKIKTDLGDNAVPEITCQATVVGAMAPPAAAPVSSTNLNTVTREIGPNMLRLRSN; encoded by the coding sequence GTGCCACGAAAAGTTGTGTTCTTGCTGCTGTTACTGGCCTGGGCTCCCGCTGCGCACGCCGAAGATTGGGCGCGCAAAATGTTCACCGAAACGAACCATGACTTTGGCACGGTCGCCCGGGGAAGCAAGGCGGAATACCGCTTCAAGTTCACGAATCCCTACGTCGAGCCGGCGCATATTGCCGCTGTCCGCAGCAGTTGCGGCTGCACATCTGCCGAAGCCACCAAAGCCGACCTGAAAAGCTGGGAAACCGGCGAGGTAGTTGCCACGCTGAACACCAATTCGTTTTTGGGCATCCACTCGGCCACCATCACAGTCACCTTCGACAAGCCGTACTTTGCCGAAATGCAATTGCAGGTCACCGGCAACATTCTCAGCGACGTCGTACTGCAACCCGGCGGCGTCGATTTGGGCACCATCGACGTGGGCCAAGGCGTCGAGAAAAAAATCATCCTCACCCGCACCAACGCTCCCAGCAATTGGTCCATTTCCGACGTGCAAAGCGCGAACACCAATTTCGAAGTGGAAGTGAACGAAATGCGACGGCTGCCTACGACGGTCATTTACGAACTCGTCGTGCGGCTTAAGCCCACCAGCCCGCCAGGCTACATCAACGACCAGTTGTTTTTGGTGACCAACGATGTGGAAGCCTCGAAAATTCCCGTCGACGTGGTAGGCCGCGTGGCAGCTGAAGTAAGCGTCAGCCCCTCGGCGCTGATGTTGGGCTCGCTCACGCCCGGACAAACCGTGACCAAAAACGTGGTGGTTCGCGGCAAGCGGCCGTTCAAAGTGCTCGATGTTGCCGGCGGCGACGACATTACGTGCAAGCTGCCCGAAGATGCCCGGGAAGTGCAAATTATTCCGCTGACCTTCACCGCTCCGCAACAGCCCGGCACCATTAAGCGGCAGATCAAAATCAAGACCGACCTGGGCGATAACGCCGTGCCGGAAATTACCTGCCAGGCCACGGTGGTGGGCGCGATGGCGCCGCCAGCCGCGGCCCCGGTTTCCAGCAC